A genome region from Piliocolobus tephrosceles isolate RC106 chromosome 8, ASM277652v3, whole genome shotgun sequence includes the following:
- the CCDC115 gene encoding coiled-coil domain-containing protein 115: MEDLVCPLAVLPTAGGDREGGGSRSDCVSMAALDLRAELDSLLLQLLGDLEELEGKRAVLNARVEEGWLSLAKARYAMGTKSVGPLQYASHMEPQVCLQASEAQEGLQKFEVVRSGVHAPEEVGPREAALRRRKGPTKTPEPQSSEAPRDPLNWFGILVPHSLRQAQASFRDGLHLAADIASLQNRIDWGRSQLRGLQEKLKQLEPGAA, translated from the exons ATGGAAGATCTCGTGTGCCCATTGGCTGTCCTGCCAACCGCGGGCGGTGACAGGGAAGGTGGCGGATCCAGATCTGATTGTGTGTCCATGGCGGCGCTTGACCTGCGAGCGGAGCTGGACTCTCTGCTCCTGCAGCTGCTTGGGGACCTGGAGGAGCTGGAGGGGAAGCGAGCGGTGTTGAACGCCCGGGTGGAGGAG GGCTGGCTCTCGCTCGCCAAGGCTCGCTACGCGATGGGCACCAAGTCGGTGGGGCCCCTGCAGTATGCTTCCCACATGGAGCCCCAGGTCTGCCTCCAGGCCAG TGAGGCCCAGGAGGGACTCCAGAAGTTCGAGGTGGTGAGATCTGGTGTCCACGCCCCAGAGGAGGTGGGGCCTCGTGAAGCAG CTCTGCGGAGGCGCAAGGGCCCCACTAAGACCCCAGAACCGCAGTCCTCTGAGGCCCCCCGGGACCCCCTGAACTGGTTTGGAATCCTGGTTCCTCACAGTCTACGTCAGGCTCAAGCAAGCTTCCGGGATG gCCTGCATCTGGCCGCAGACAtagccagcctccagaaccgcaTTGACTGGGGTCGAAGCCAGCTCCGGGGCCTCCAAGAGAAACTCAAGCAGCTGGAGCCTGGGGCTGCCTGA